CAAGAAGATGGGGATCACTATCATGACCTCCACGCAGGTGCAGTCCGTCGACACCAAAGGCAAGGAGCTGACGGTGACGGTGAAAACGGCGAAAGGGACCGAGACCCTCACGACGGATCAGGTACTTTCGGCGGTTGGCGTCGTGGGAAACATTGAAAACCTGGGCCTGGAGGCGGCCGGCGTCAAAACAGAGCGGGGCGCGATCGTGATCGATGCGTATGGGAAGACCAACGTCGACGGCATCTACGCCATCGGCGACGTGGCCGGCCCGCCCTGGCTCGCCCACAAGGCCAGTCACGAAGGCATCCTGTGTATCGAGAAGATCGCCGGGCTGGATGTGCGGCCGATGGATAAGAAAAACATCCCGGGGTGCACCTACTGCCAGCCCCAGATCGCGTCCGTAGGGTACACAGAAGCCCAGGCAAAAGAGGCCGGCCACGAGGTCAAGGTGGGAAAATTCCCATTTGCGGCATCCGGCAAGGCCTCGGCCATCGGGCACACTGAAGGCTTCGTCAAGGTGATCTATGATGCTAAATACGGTGAATTGCTCGGATGCCACATTATCGGTTATGGCGCCACGGAGCTCATCGCCGAGGTCGTAACCGCGCGCACGCTCGAGACTACCTCTCATGAGATCATGGAGGCTATCCATCCCCATCCCACCCTCTCGGAGGCTATCATGGAAGCCACCCGGGCCGCTTACGGGCACTCGATCAATATCTGAGTTCGTCCCTTCTCTTCTTCTTTCCCAGGCTCGCAGGTCCCCTGCGAGCCTTTTTTTGTTGTTTTTTATGAGAATTTCCATCGCAGGAAGCGCTCCCTTTTTTCAGGAAGCGCTTCTTTTATCATTTTAATGTGACGCATTATTCCATTATATCTTACTATTTGTTAGTCTTTTTGCCGTTATGCCTAATTCTATTAATTAGCTATTGGAGGTTACCTACCATGCGTTCGTTCCTGCTTGTAGTTCTTGTAGTGCTAGGCGTTAGCGCGTTACCCGTGCAAGCGCAGGATGCCGTTCCCGTGGCTGATACACTGGCCGCCGAAACGGTGGCGGTCGATGTCCCCACCGCCGTGACGTCCGACGATAGCGCCGCCGCGGCGCTTGCCGCCGCCGAGTCCGTGCAGACGAATCTCAACTTTGTATGGACGATTCTCGCGGCGGTGCTGGTATTCTTCATGCAGGCCGGCTTCGCCCTGCTCGAAACCGGATTCACCCGTTCGAAGAACGCCGTGAACATCATCATGAAGAACTTCATGGACTGCGCCGCGGGTAGTCTTGTGTTTTTCGCGGTCGGGTTCGGCATCATGTTCGGGACGTCGGTCGGCGGCTGGTTTGGCAGCGACGGGTTCTTCCTGAGCGGACTGGGCGATGACCCATGGAATTACGCCTTCTTCCTGTTCCAGGTCGTTTTCGCCGCCACGGCGGCGACCATTGTATCCGGCGCTGTCGCGGAACGGACGAAGTTTACCGGCTACCTGCTCTTCTCGATCATCATCACGGCCATCATTTATCCCGTGTTTGGCTCGTGGGCCTGGGGCAGCCTGTTCCGGGGTGAAGGTTGGCTCGAGGGCCTCGGGTTCATCGACTTCGCCGGCTCGACGGTCGTGCACTCCGTCGGCGGCTGGGCGGCGCTCGCCGGCGCCCTGGTCGTGGGCCCCCGCGTGGGCAAATATGGGCCCGACGGCAAGCCGCGTCACATACCGGGACATAGCCTGCCGTGGGCGGCGCTGGGCGTCTTTATCCTGTGGTTTGGCTGGTTCGGGTTTAACGCCGGCTCCACCACCACCGGCAACTCGGACATCGCGCTGATCGCCCTGAACACGTTCCTCGCGGCGGCCTCTGGCGCGACGGCGGCCATGCTGCTTACCTGGGCAACCAACGCCAAACCGGATGTCCCGATGACGCTTAACGGCGTACTCGCGGGGCTTGTGGGGATTACGGCCGGGTGCGCGAATCTCACCCCTGGATTCGCCATCATCACTGGCGCCATGGCCGGCATCCTGGTCGTTTATGCCACCAAAGCACTTGATCGGTTCGTCGACGACCCGGTAGGCGCGGTGGCGGTACACGGCGTTTGCGGCGCATGGGGCACGCTTGCGGCCGGCCTGTTCAACACCGGCGACATGTTCAACCTGGGCATCGTGGGGGTCCAGTTGATCGGCATCGGATCGGCCTTCGTGTGGACCTTCGGCGTGAGCTACGCCATGTTCTTCGCACTCGACAAGACGGTCGGACTGCGTGTCGACGGTGACATGGAGTCGGAGGGGCTCGACTATCACGAGCACAATAGCTCGGCCTATCCGGAGTTCAAGCCGACGGACGAACTCGCTGCCGCTGAAGTCTAGTTTTCTGTGACGAAACGAGGGTCTGGCAGATCGCTGTGCATGGTCTATTACGTACTTCCCCACGGGAGCCGTATAGAAAGCGCCTGCTAGACCCTCATTCTTTGGGTCGGGTTCGGTACGACGGGACGGCCAGCCCTCATGCCATCTCCCCCAGTTCGGTCCAACGCTCCAGGTCTTTTTCCAACTGCAAATCCAGTTTCCCGGTCTCTTCGTAAAGGGCCTGTACTTTACCGAAGTCGCTGCTAGATCGATCCAGGTCCCTGGCAATTGCCTCTTTTCTCTTCTCCGCCGCGGCGATGCGGGCCTCGATCTGCTCGAACTCCTGCCGTTCCTTGTAGGAAAGCTTGCGCGCTTTGGGCTCGGCGACGGAAGAAGGCGCCACGGGGGGCGCCGGCCTCCGCGCTTCGGCTTCGGCCGCTCTGGTCTCCTGCGTTTGTCGTTCGAGGAAGGCCGAGTAGTTACCCGGGTAGGCCTTTACCTTCCCATCGCCCTCGAAGCTGAAGATGTGGTCGATCGTCCGGTCGAGGAAATAGCGGTCGTGTGATACGACGATGAGGCAGCCGTCGAACACGTCGAGGTAGTCTTCGAGGGCGACGAGGGTGGGAATGTCGAAGTCGTTCGTGGGCTCGTCAAGCAAGAGCACGTTCGGGGCGCTCATCAGGAGCCGGAGCAGGTACAACCGCCGGCGCTCGCCGCCGCTAAGGCTGCCAACCATGGCGTACTGCGTGGCCGGCGCGAATAAGAACCGCTCCATCATCTGGCCGGCGGTGATTACATCCCCTTCGGCGGTCTTGACCACTTCCGCCACTTCTTTGATGTACTCGATGGCGCGGAGGTCATCCTTTAACGCGCGGCTTTCCTGGTCGTAGTAGCCAAGTACAACCGTTTGCCCCCGATCTACCACCCCGCTATCGGGGGTAACGAGACCGGCGATCATATCCAGGAGTGTCGTCTTCCCCGTGCCGTTGGGTCCGATGATGCCGATCCGATCACCTCGCTCGAAGGTGTGGCTAAAGTTGTCTAGCAGCACCAGCCCCTCATACGATTTCGAGACGCCGACGAGGTCGAACACCTTATTACCCAGGCGCGAGGACGCGGCGGAGAGCTTCAACTCCTTCTCGCCGGCCTCGCGAGGCGCCTCAAGCAGCGCCGTGGCGCGGTCCACGCGGGCCTTCTGCTTGGTGGTCCGGGCCTTGGCGCCTCGTCGCAGCCACGCCAACTCCTGCTTCATGAGCTGGCTGCGTTTCTGATCCTCGGTGGCGCGTTGCATTTCCCGCTCGGCCTTTTTCTCGAGGAAATACGAGTAATTGCCCTGGAAGCGATGCGTCCGTCCGCGTTCCAGCTCGAGCATATTATTGGTGACCCGGTCGAGGAAATACCGGTCGTGGGTGACGAGTAGGAGCGCCGCGTTCATCCGGGCCAGATAGGATTCCAGCCAGGCGATCGTTTCGGCGTCCAGGTGGTTCGTCGGCTCGTCGAGGATGAGGAGATCGGGGCGGAGGATGAGCGCGCGCGCCATGGCCACGCGTTTGCGCTGACCGCCGGAGAGGTTGCCGACAAGGGCCGTGGTGTCCGTGATTCCCAGCCGGCCCAGGATGGCTTCCGCATGGGCTTCCAGCTCCCACCCGCCGGCTACCTCCAACTCGTGCGCGAGGTCCGTAACCCGCTCGATGAGCGCCGCGTCGCTGCCGTCGCTTTTGTTGAGGAGGGCGACGGCCTCCTCGTAGTCGTGCAGCCGGCGCATGGTCGGGTCGCCCTTGTCGAACACGGCGTCAACCACCGTCATCGCGTCGTCGAACACGGGCTGTTGGGGCAGATAGGCGACTCGAGCGTCGTTCGATCGCCATACGCGGCCGTCGTCCGCCGGCTCGATGCCGGCGACGATGCGCAGCAGCGTCGTCTTCCCCGAACCATTCGGCCCGATGATGCCCATCTTCTCTCCGGGCTCGATACTAAAGGTGACGCCTTCGAGGAGGGGCTTGGTGTCGTAGCGTTTGATGACGCCTTCTAGCGTTAGGATGCTCAAAATGGTTTCAGGCTTGTCCTGAGGAAAGCGGGCGATAGCCAGCATGACCAAAGGATCTACCTGTCTATATGTATAAAGTTAAAGGAAAAAAGCTCTTGAGCCGAGAGAACTCACAAGAGTCGCTATTCCTTCCCACGTCATCCCCAATCAAGTTGGGGATGACGGGACTGAAGTCAGAGCACCGGTGCCCCATCTTCACCGTCGCTCTGGATCAGCGAGAACTTCCCGTCGCGGTTTTCGGCCATGAGGACCATGCCCTGGCTTTCGAAGCCGCGCAGCTTGCGTGGGGCGAGGTTAGCGACGATGACGACCCGTTTCCCGATCATCTCATCCGGCTTCATCTGCTCGGCGATGCCGGAGAGGATCTGGCGGGTCTCGAAGCCGAGGTCGATTTCGAGGCGGAGGAGTTTATCGGCCTTCGGGATGCGCTCGGCAACCCGGACGGTACCCATGCGGAGGTCGAGCTTCGCGAAGTCGTCGTACACAATTTCCGATTTCAACGGGGCGTACGGGAGGGCCGGCGCCTCGGGTGTTTCCGCCGGCGCGGGGTCGCCGGCATGGAGTTTTGCGAGCTGGGTCTCGATGGCGCTGTCCTCGATCTTGGTAAACAAAATGACCGGCGTGCCAAGCGCGTGCCCGGGCTCTAGCAGCGGCTGGCCGGCGTCGTTCCAGCCGAGGCCGCGACGGTTGCCCTCGGGCAGGCTCGATCGGATGCCACTCAGATGCAGCATCTCGCGGATCTTCGCCGCGCTGAACGGAAGCACGGGCTCCATCAATACCGACAACGCCGCGCAGATCTGGAGCGACACATGGATCGTGTTACCGCAGGCCTGCATGTTGGTTTTCCGGGTGTGCCAGGGCTCGGTATCATTAAAATACTTGTTGCCCAGGCGCGCGAGGTTCATCGTCTCGAACACCGCTTCGCGGTTGCGATAGGCCTCGTACGAGGCGCCGATGCGGGCAGGGAAGCCGGCGAGTGCCGTCAGGACCTCGTGGTCCGTCGCGCTCGGGTTTTCGAGCGGCGGCACGCGTCCGCCGAAATACCGTTCGGCGAAGGTCATCGTGCGGTTGACGAAGTTGCCGAGGATGTCCGCCAGCTCCGAGTTAGCCCGGGCCTGAAAATCCCCCCAACTAAAGTCAGCATCCTTCGTTTCGGGGAGCGTCGTGGCGAGGGCGTACCGCAGCAAGTCCGGCTCGAATACCTCAAGGTATTCATGAAGCCAGACGGCCCAATTGCGGCTGGTGGAAAGCTTTTTCCCCTCCAGGTTGAGAAACTCGTTCGCCGGCACATTTTCGGGCAGGACAAAGTCGCCATGCGCCATCAGCATTGCCGGAAACATCAGGCAATGGAAAACGATGTTGTCCTTGCCGATGAAGTGGACGAGTTTGGATGCTGCGTCCTGCCAGTAGGCCTTCCACCGCTCGGGATCGCCCTGCTGCGCGGCCCATTCGCGGGTGGACGAGATATAGCCGATCGGGGCATCGAACCAGACGTAGATCACCTTGCCAGTGGCGTCGACGCCGGCGGCGCGGGCGGAGTCCTCTGGCACCGGCACGCCCCAGGGCACGTCGCGCGTGATGGCGCGGTCTTTCAGTCCGTCGTTGAACCAGCTCTTGACCTGCCCGAGGACGTTCGGCTTCCACTCCGGATGCGTGGCGATCCATTTTTCGAGCATCGGCTGCATATCGCCAAGCGGCAGATACCAGTGCGTCGTTTCGCGGAGTTCGGGCGTGGCGTCGGAGAGGGTGCTGCGGGGGTTGAGGAGTTCGAGCGGGCTGAGGGCCGTGCCGCATTTCTCACACTGGTCGCCGTAGGCGTCGTCGTACCCGCAGCTCGGGCAGGTGCCGCGGACGAACCGGTCGGCGAGGAACATGCCGGCCTTCGGGTCGAACAGCTGCTTTTCGGTGCGGAGTTTAAAGATGCCCTTTTCGGCGAGCCGGCGGAAGAAGTCCTGGCTCGTTTCCCGGTGGATGTCCGCCGTGGTGCGGCTGTAGTGGTCGAAGCTCATCCCGAAGGCCTGGAAGCCGTCGCGGATCATGGGATGATACAGATCGACGATGTCCTGCGGGGAGATGCCCTGGGACTGCGCGCGGATCATGATCGCCACGCCGAGTTCGTCCGACCCCCCGACAAACACGATGTCTCGCCCCATGAGGCGCTGGTAGCGGACGTACAGGTCGGCCGGCAAGTAGGCGCCGGCGAGGTGGCCGATGCGGATCGGCCCGTTGGCGTACGGCAGGGCCGCGGTGACGAGGATGCGTTTAAAGTCGGGCATGTGTAATACTCCCCCACGAAGTTCTATCTGATCAGGCCGCTTTTAACCCGGCAGGCGGGGAAGGATCCTCCCGGACGCGGCTGGACAAATACAGAGGGACTAAAACCGCTTCTGTTCGAATTTTCAGACAACCGTCACAAACCCCGACGGGATTAACGAGTACCTTGACTTCCTCTCACCCAATACCAGGCATGGACTCACCCGCTAAAGACACCCGCCGCGCCACGGTCGAGCGAAATACCGCCGAAACCCGGATTACCCTCGCGCTCTCCCTGGATGGAGAAGGCGGCGGTAAACGTGCCACCGGCGTCGGGTTTCTGGACCACATGCTCGATCTTTTCGCCCGCCACGGGCAGTTCGACCTGGACGTTTCCTGCGGTGGCGACCTGCATGTCGACGACCACCACTCGGTCGAGGATGTGGGCATCGCGCTGGGGATGGCGTTTTTCCAGGCCGTCGGCGACAAGGCGTTTATCAACCGCTACGGCCACGCGTACGTCCCGATGGACGAGGCCCTCGCCCGCGCGGCGGTGGACCTCTCCGGCCGGTTTTATCTCCATTTCGACGCCGTGTTTTCCCGCGAACGGGTCGGCGACCTCTCTACCGATCTCGTCCGCCATTTCTGGTACAGCTTCGCCGAACAGGCGCGGATGAACCTGCATATCGACCTCCTCCATGGCGAAAACGACCACCACCGGATCGAGGCTATTTTTAAAGCCGTGGCCCGCGCGCTCCGCATCGCCGTCCGCAGGGAGGAGGGTAATACACGAATGCCTTCTACGAAAGGGGTCTTGTAAGGTGGGTTTAATGTTCGCGGTTTAATGTTTAATGAGGTCATCAGGTAATCTCATGAAGGTATTGGAAAACGCTGCGATCGCCGTGGTTGGCGCCGGCAACATCGGCCGCGCGCTGATCGGCGGGTTGCTGAAAGGGCACGACCTGAAGGCCGACCAGATTCGCGCCTCACGGCGGACGCAGGAGTCGCTCGATGAACTGGCGCATCAGTTTCCGGGCATCCGGACAAGTATCGCCAACACGGACGCCGTCGCTGGCGCGGACATCGTCATCCTGGCGATCAAGCCGCAGATGGCCTCCGGCGTCATCAACGAAATCAAAGGAAGCCTTCAGAACCATACGCTGATCGTATCGGTACTGGCCGGCGTGACCACGGCCACGCTGCAGGAGCGCTTCGGCCGCAACCTGCCTGTCGTCCGCACCATGCCCAACACGCCGGCGCTGGTCGACGAAGGCGCGACGGCCATCTGCGCCGGCGCCTTCGCCACGCCCGAGGATACCCTGAAGGCACGGGCCATTTTCGAAGCCGTGGGCCGTGTGGAAGTCGTGCCGGAGTACCTGATGGACGCCGTAACCGGCCTCTCGGGCAGCGGGCCGGCGTATATCTATATGGTGATCGAGGCGCTGACGGACGCCGGCGTGAAACAGGGCCTCCCCCGCCCGATCGCGGCCCGCCTGTCGGCTCAAACGGTGTTCGGCGCCGCCAAGCTGGTCATCGAAACCGGAAAACACCCCGCCATCCTCCGCGATGAAGTAACCACTCCGGGCGGGACGACGATTTCGGCCATCGCTGAACTCGAAAGCCACGGACTCCGGACCATGCTGATCAATGCCGTAGCCACCGCCACCGCGCGGTCGAAGGAGTTGAGCCAGATAAATGACTTTTAGGTTGCAGGTTGGCAGGTGACAGGTTTCTTATACGCGAAGCATGCAAAAACCCGTTAGGACTTTCCATCCAGCCACCCCACAACTTGCCAACCTGCAACCTGCAAACCTGCCAACCATCCATGCTCTGCATCATCGACTACGGGATCGGCAACCTGCGCTCTATGGAGAAGGCCTGCGAAGCGGTCGGGGCCGAGGTGGTTCGTTCGGACGATCCGGCTGTGATCGAGGCGGCTTCGCATGTGATCCTTCCGGGCGTCGGGGCGTTCGGGGCGTGCGCGGATGAGATTCGCCGGCGCGGTCTCGAGGAGCCGATTCACCGCGCCATAGCTTCCGGGAAGCCATTCCTGGGCGTCTGTGTTGGCATGCAGTTGCTGTTCGGGGAAAGCGAGGAGATGGGCCGGCACCGCGGTCTGGGGATGCTGCCTGGCTCGGTCATCCGATTCCTGCCCACATATGCCGGCATGGCCCTCGCCTTGGACGATCCCGCCCCCGAAATCGGGCTCGCGGAAGAGCCGACTTCGCTAAAAATCCCCCACATGGGCTGGAATAGCCTGGTTATTCACCGGGATACCCCCCTCCTCGCCGGCCTGCCTGAATCCCCCTATTTCTATTTCGTCCACTCGTTCCACGCGGAGGCCGATCTGGCTACCGACGTGGTGGCTTCTACACGTTACGGACGCCTTTTCCCCGCGGTCGTGGGTAGGAACAACGTCTATGGGGTCCAGTTTCACCCCGAGAAAAGCCACGATAATGGGCTTCGTATCCTGAAAAATTTCGCTTCGATGCGCTCATGACCCTGCCACCCATGCTCGTCATTCCAGCCATCGATTTACGCGCCGGGCGCTGCGTGCGCCTGTACCAGGGCGAATACGAGCGGGAGACGATCTACTTCGAGGACCCGGTCAAGATGGCCAAGTTGTGGCGCGTCCAGAACGCCAAGGTGCTTCACGTCGTCGATCTCGACGCGGCCAAAGGCGAGGAGAGCGGGCCGGACAACCGAAGCGTCATCCACGCCATCTGCGAGAATCTGGATATCCCCGTCCAGCTCGGTGGCGGCATTCGCTCGCTGGAGGATGTCGAGGCGGCGCTATCGATGGGCGTGTCGCGGGTCATTATCGGAACGGCCGCCGTCAAACGACCCGAACTCGTCTCCGAGGCCATCACGCACTTCAAAGCGCATCGCGTCGTCGTGGGGATCGATGCCCGCGACGGCGAGGTTCGGGTGGATGGATGGACAAAGGGCAGTGGCATCAAGGCGATCGATCTGGCGTTGGAGATGGAAAAGCGCGGGTGTTGCCGGATCGTTTATACCGATATCAGCCGCGACGGCACCCTCGCCGGCCCGAACCTGGACGCGTACCGCGAACTTGGCAGCCGGCTCACCCGGTGTAAAATCACCGCGTCGGGCGGAGTTAGCGACTACAAAGACCTTGTCGCCCTCGCCGGGATGGCCGAATACCGTATCGACTCTGTGATCGTCGGACGCGCGTTATACGAAAACAAATTTCCCTGCCAGAACATCTGGTGCTGGCACAAGAAGGATGAAGTGAACCTGGACCGATACAGTACCGCTACGCTACGGGCCTGCTAACACCGTCCGCACGTTCAACGACACCCTCTTTAACGTCATGGTCGCCAGACGCATCATCCCCTGCCTCGACGTCAACGAAGGGCGCGTGGTTAAGGGCGTTCAGTTTCTCGAATTGATCGACGCCGGCGACCCCGTGGAACAGGCGCGCTTTTATAACGATTCCGGCGCCGACGAGCTCGTCTTCCTCGACATCACGGCCACCCACGAGGGCCGCGGCATTATGCACGATGTGGTCCGCCGCACGGCCGACGAGGTGTTTATCCCCCTCACCGTCGGCGGCGGGCTCCGCACGATGGACGATATCCGGGCCATGCTCAACGCCGGCGCGGACAAGGTCTCCCTTAACTCCGCCGCACTGAATAACCCGGCGATCATCACTGAAGGCGCCACGGCGTTCGGCTCCCAGTGCATCGTCGTCGCCATCGACGCGAAACGTGTATCCGACGACCCGCTCCGCTGGGAAATCTTCACCCACGGCGGCCGGAAACCGACGGGCATCGACGCGCTCGCCTGGGCGAAGGAAGCCGAGGAACGCGGAGCCGGGGAATTACTCGTCACGTCGATGGACAAAGACGGCACACGCGATGGCTACGATCTGGCGTTGCTCCAGGCACTCCAACGCCTTGTGAACATCCCGGTCATTGCCTCGGGCGGCGCCGGCACGCTCGAACACCTGCGCGACGGCCTGCTCATCGGCGGCGCCGACGCCGTACTGGCCGCTTCTATATTCCACTTCCGCGAATTTTCTATCCGCGAGGCAAAGGCTTTTCTGCACGACGCCCACATCCCCATCCGCCTCGCCTGAAAAAAGGCTAACAACGGGCAATAGGCCCCGTACCCACCTCGTTCGTATAGAAAGGCAGCCCTCTCGCACTCGGCTGCCCTCAGCGTATCCCCTTTTCCGAGGCGCACTCATGACCCTTTCTCCACGGACGATCACCCCCATCCTGGGCGTAGCCGCCCTCGCGCTGTTCGCGCTCAACTTCCATCGTTACCTCGACTATCTCTGGCAAGAGCACCAGGCCCATCGCACGTTCTCTGATGCCCGCCACCTACACATCCATCTGTGGCATGGCGGACGCGGCGACCACCACCGCCAGCATCGTCTGTTTATTCGACCCGAGCCGGGCGAACGAGGGTTCTCGTTCGAAATACCTCCAGCAGGCGCCGCTCGCCCCGGCGAGCCCTTGCGCTTCGAGTTTGAAGTACGTCGGGAATCGCGAAACGGGCCATCCGAGACGGTGATCATCGAGCGGACTCCCCCTTCCGATCTCTAGAAACCTGCTTACCGCACCATGAAACCCGCCCGGTAGGGATCGGTGGGGTCGATGAGAAACTGATGCCGACCCGTGATGAAAGCGCGACCCGACACCTCGGGCACGACGGCATCGTACGGGCCGAAGCGACACGCTTCGATCGCCGCCCCGGTAAACTTACTGCCCAGTATACTCTCGATTTCGATCGGCGCTTGCAACGCCAGTTCCCCCCGTGCGTGCAAGATAGCGACGCGCCCGCTGACGCCGGTCCCGGTCGGACTCCGATCCACCTCCCCGTCCGCGAAAATGCAGACGTGCCGGCTGTGGTGGCGGGCCTCCTCGGCGGGCGCTGTGAAGATGACGCCGTATAAAAAACCCAGATCCTCGGCTATTGGATGGTGGATCGGTCGCTCGGCCATGATCGCCTGCTTGATCCGTCTGCCGGCATCGATGAGGCGCTGGACGTCGGCCGGCCGGCAGGTTAGGCCTACCGACGCGGCATCGACATACGCGTAAAATGCACCGCCAAATGCCAGATCATACGTCACGGTCCCGATGCCCCGTACATCGACCCTGGCATCGCGCTCGACGAGAAACGACGCGACATTGCGGAACGAGAC
This region of Rhodothermales bacterium genomic DNA includes:
- a CDS encoding proline racemase family protein, translating into MLHPEPLLTTAALTSWRPPDTWWRIETIDAHTAGEPFRVVLSGYPEPRGATMLERRRYLAEHYDHLRRALMLEPRGHADMYGCVVTCPATPDGHLGVLFMHNEGYSTMCGHGIIGLATVLAETGYFGGGPIPEPLRIDTPAGRIEARIEFDGERIQQVSFRNVASFLVERDARVDVRGIGTVTYDLAFGGAFYAYVDAASVGLTCRPADVQRLIDAGRRIKQAIMAERPIHHPIAEDLGFLYGVIFTAPAEEARHHSRHVCIFADGEVDRSPTGTGVSGRVAILHARGELALQAPIEIESILGSKFTGAAIEACRFGPYDAVVPEVSGRAFITGRHQFLIDPTDPYRAGFMVR